The following nucleotide sequence is from Acetobacteroides hydrogenigenes.
AACGACCCGTTAAGTACACTTAAGAAAACGGGGAGATCAGCATCAGTATACTCACTATTGATTTGATCTGCAACTTTTTTTACAGCATCTTGAATTCGATCCGAGGGGATTGAAACTTCAAAAACTTTATCATGAAGTTTGATACGTTCCATAAAGGGAGTAGAAATTTTAAGTATCTTGCGAAAGTAAGAATAATTGTTTAATTTCAACTTAAAAGCTTGAGCGCTTTATGCAACCAAAAGTAAGCATTATCATGGGGAGCACTTCCGACCTTAAGATTATGGAAGAAGCCGCAAAATTCTTGAACGAAATGCAAATTCCGTTCGAAATCAACGCCCTATCAGCACACCGTGTACCCGAAATGGTACTTGATTTTGCAAAAAACGCCCATACCCGAGGCATTAAGGTTATTATTGCCGGAGCAGGAGGTGCAGCACACCTTCCAGGTGTAGTTGCAGCCCTTACTCCACTTCCTGTAATTGGAGTCCCTTGTAGATCTTCAATCTCTATTGATGGCTGGGACTCAATCCTTTCAATCCTTCAAATGCCAGCAGGAATTCCAGTTGCCACTGTTGCTCTTGATGGCGCTAAAAATGCAGGTATTCTTGCTGCGCAAATCATAGGCACAGGAGAACCTGCTATTTTTGAAAAAAT
It contains:
- the purE gene encoding 5-(carboxyamino)imidazole ribonucleotide mutase: MQPKVSIIMGSTSDLKIMEEAAKFLNEMQIPFEINALSAHRVPEMVLDFAKNAHTRGIKVIIAGAGGAAHLPGVVAALTPLPVIGVPCRSSISIDGWDSILSILQMPAGIPVATVALDGAKNAGILAAQIIGTGEPAIFEKIKAFKADLAKKISSANIELAKVKYEYKTN